atgtctttaTTACAATTATGACTTTTATAATAGATGACCATTCataatagggtttatatttgtAGTAATTGTAATTTTCcaccacctttttttttattgttttatttatttatttcgtagcgagatgaagcacataaattgtggcatgccgggatgaagagaaaaaatgGGAAGGCaaaaaaacacaattttcaaagttttgctagttacgctgttgtggagggctttgcacaatttaaagacattCCTAGTCATACATCTggaggaacatcaaatgaaggaaatcaaCATACGCCTACACAACCAATTCCTGGAAATTctcccatcaacttggacatggatgtagatgaggtaattgcaggtgaaactgcaaatcccaatgtgaggcctcaaggaaggaagactgccaaagaagcaatacggaaaggaaagaaggcagcgaaagatcaaagtcctttgtcaagcactctcgagagtatagcgaacaaccaaatagaggcaaccgcgggcaagaaaaaactcgatgacgaatttgctcgaagtctccaagaggaagagaaaagagcatGCATCCTCTTACAAATTGAAATGcgaaaagagcaactcctatttcaagaaaggcaagatcgaattaaagagagggaagagcgaaataaagagagggaagagcgtattatggagattgatacaagtaaaatgacgccaaataaaaagcgttattggtcaagaaaacaaaagaagatagaGGAGAAAGAAGATTTTGATGAGCAGCcgccaccttctatgggtggatactatccgcaactaaattttggtggtgcattcccacaaccaaattttggtggtgcatacccacaacctccttaccccggtgcatacccacaaccaccttaccccgatgcatacccacaaccaccttgccccgatggattcccacaacctcccttaaccggtggattcccaccacctcccttcaccggtggATTCTCACAACCCTCtgcttctatgggtggatactatcctCAACCACCTTACTCCgggggatatcctacacaaccacaattttcacctttctctacggatgattccaccaaccctaaccctaatgatgACCCTTCAAACGcaaattggattcctagaggagatgaggattatgattatgatttgaataattagttgattatgcatgttgttaattgtattgtaattattcatagtttttcatttatgtaagctactatttaatgaaataaaagttgtattttaAAATTCCTCTTATTAAAGCACATTCCTCTTATCAAAATCATAGCACCTAATAAACATAAtacaaaccaaattaaaatcacactgacataaaaaaacatagacattagccaaattaaaagcacacaaacttcccaaaacataatacaagccaaattcaaagcacacaaacataacttgtccaccgaaaatatttttgaaaaaataaaattgcataattatgacattaattatccataaatctctGTTAGtaacatcaaatatattttatttaaaaaaaacccaaaaaaaggaACAATGAACATTAAAAAATGAACAGTGCAGAATTCAGACTAAAAACTCAATAAACAGTGAAATTGGTGAACAGTATGGATGAACAGTCATGACAGGTCAAGAAAAAAACGCGTGGAAACCATGTACAGTGACAGTAaacagtaacttgactggtcgaattgttgacttttcgaccttaatatttcttgactacggggaATTTGCTCTAACGAGAAAGGTAGCTAAAGCCTAATTACCCATTACCACGCGCATGGTGTCGGGTGTATGTCATATCAGCGAGCAAAGATGCATTTTTCTTTGGTCTGACTCAAGATACTTGGTAGAGAAGGACAGCTTATCTGTACAGCTGCACCAACCAATCAATAAAGAAAGACTGAAGGACAGCTTATCTGTACAGCTGCCCCAACCAGTCAATAAAGAAAGACCGAAGGGCAGCTTATCTGTACAGCTGCCCCAACTAATCAATAAGGAAAGACTGAACGACAAAATGGCAGACAactgtcataaaaaaaataaatggcaGACAACTTTTTCGTACTGCGAAAAAATTTCACATGGGCAGTTTCAGAGTGAAGATAACACGACAAAAccgaaaagaaaatggaaaaattataatctaaaaaataaaaacgaagaattgtccaaaaaaaaaagaggagtttCTGAAAAGGTAGCATATGAAGTTTGAGATCTCATGAAGTTTATTCTCATGAGTTTAACTCTTTTCTAGTGcgttcttgtttctttttcaaccattaaaaagaaaaaactgtgtCTTGTTTACCAAAGAATTGATCATGGCTCTGGCAGTAGTAGGTGGAGCTTTTCTCTCTTCGTTTCTCAATGTTTTGTTCGATCGGATGGCTTCCCGTCAGTTCGTCGATTTCTTCCGCCGGAAAAGGCTCACTAATAGTACTGAACTGTTGGAGGAGTTGACTTCAAAATTGCAGTCGGTCAATTCAGTGCTCGATGATGCTGAGGAGAAGCAAATCAGAAACCCTGCAGTGAAGAAGTGGCTTGACGAGCTTAAAGATGCTATCTATGCTACGGGGAATGTGCTGGATGAAGTCAACACCGAAGCTCTGCGGCTCAAAGTAGAAGGTAAAGCGGAAAAGAAGGACAACATCTGGGGGGACTATCTCAATTCCAATTCAGTCGATGAATTTGACAAAAATCTTGAACCCAAGATAAAAGACATTCTCCATAGGTTAGAACTTCTTGCATGCAAGAAACAAGTACTTGATTTGAAAGAAGGTGTTGTAGTAAGACCACAAGTAAGATTACCTGCTACATCTCTGGTAGAAGAGCACCGGGTGTACGGTAGGGATGATGACAAAGAGGAAATTATACAACTTCTGCTATCACAGGATGCGAGTGGCAATAAGGTGGGTGTGATTCCTATTGTGGGCATGGGTGGGATCGGGAAGACCACCCTTGCTCAGCTTGTCTACAATGATGATAGAGTAAAGATGATCGGGAAGACTGCCCCGGCTTCCAACTTTGACATCCAAGCATGGATTTCTGTTTCAGAAGAATTTGACGTGGTTAAAATAACCCAAACAATTCATGGAGCAGTCATCACTGGTCAGACTTGTGGTGTTACAGATTTGAATCTACTTCAAGTTCAAGTGAAGGATGCTTTGGCGGGGAAGAAGTTTCtcattgttcttgatgatgtttGGAACGAGAATTATGCTCTGTGGGATGTCTTGAAGGGCCCGTTCCAGTCTGGAGCACAAGGAAGTAAGATCATTATCACAACACGCAATCAAGGTGTTGCATCTGTGATGGGTACTCTTCCAACTCACCATTTAAAGCAATTATCTGAGGGAGATTGTTGGGACTTGTTTGCTAGACATGCCTTTGAAAATGCAAACGTTGGTGAACATCCACATCTTGAAGTAATCGGAAGAGAGATTGTGAGGAAGTGTAAAGGTCTTCCCTTGGCTGCAAAATCACTTGGAGGTCTTTTGCGCTCTGAACTGAATCCAAAACAATGGGAGATGATATTGAACAGTGACATATGGGAGTTATCAGCAAAGGAGAGCAACATTCTGCCTGCTCTATGGTTGAGCTATCAATATCTATCTTCAGATCTCAAGCGGTGTTTTGCCTATTGTTCAATATTCCCCAAAGGTTATGAATTTACTAAATCGGAATTAGTATCGTTGTGGATGGCTGAAGATCTCTTACAACCTGTAAGGAGGAAAACAATGGAACAAGTTGGAGAAGGTTACTTTGACACTTTGATATCCAGGTCATTTTTTCAACTTTCAAGTGCTCATAATCAATCAATTTTCACCATGCATGACCTCATCAATGATTTAGCCAAATTTGTTTTGGGAGAATTTTGTGTTAGGTTGGAAGATTATGACTCCCTCGAGTTTCCAAACAAAATTCGTCATTTGTCATATCTGAAAACTGGTGTTCATGAATTTGAATATCTTGGGTGTTTACTTGGTACTAAGAACCTGCATACCTTACTGGCATTACCACTACAGCTTCCGTCTCATGGAAAGCCTTATATGACGAGCAAGTTGCATCATTTTGCATTAAAAAGGCTAAAATACTTGAGAGTGCTCATCTTATCGAATTGTGATGTTGGGCAGTTTCTTCTTTCAATCAACTTACTGAAACATCTAAGGTACTTGGACTTGTCTCGCACTCCAATCAAAGAGCTACCTGACACAGTGTGCAAGCTTTATAATTTGCAgacattgttgttgttggattGCAAAGATCTCACTCAGTTACCACCAAATCTGGGAAGTCTAATCAACTTACGTCGTCTTGATATCAGAGGTTCAAACATAAAGAAGATGCCCACTGGTATGGGTAAATTGAAAGATCTCCAACTAC
This portion of the Rosa chinensis cultivar Old Blush chromosome 1, RchiOBHm-V2, whole genome shotgun sequence genome encodes:
- the LOC112188221 gene encoding putative disease resistance protein At3g14460, yielding MALAVVGGAFLSSFLNVLFDRMASRQFVDFFRRKRLTNSTELLEELTSKLQSVNSVLDDAEEKQIRNPAVKKWLDELKDAIYATGNVLDEVNTEALRLKVEGKAEKKDNIWGDYLNSNSVDEFDKNLEPKIKDILHRLELLACKKQVLDLKEGVVVRPQVRLPATSLVEEHRVYGRDDDKEEIIQLLLSQDASGNKVGVIPIVGMGGIGKTTLAQLVYNDDRVKMIGKTAPASNFDIQAWISVSEEFDVVKITQTIHGAVITGQTCGVTDLNLLQVQVKDALAGKKFLIVLDDVWNENYALWDVLKGPFQSGAQGSKIIITTRNQGVASVMGTLPTHHLKQLSEGDCWDLFARHAFENANVGEHPHLEVIGREIVRKCKGLPLAAKSLGGLLRSELNPKQWEMILNSDIWELSAKESNILPALWLSYQYLSSDLKRCFAYCSIFPKGYEFTKSELVSLWMAEDLLQPVRRKTMEQVGEGYFDTLISRSFFQLSSAHNQSIFTMHDLINDLAKFVLGEFCVRLEDYDSLEFPNKIRHLSYLKTGVHEFEYLGCLLGTKNLHTLLALPLQLPSHGKPYMTSKLHHFALKRLKYLRVLILSNCDVGQFLLSINLLKHLRYLDLSRTPIKELPDTVCKLYNLQTLLLLDCKDLTQLPPNLGSLINLRRLDIRGSNIKKMPTGMGKLKDLQLQSDFVLVVDNSGKNIENLKEPHLGKSLCISKLTQAVLDGNALEDNMISDKEFLTQLALTWEGNTGDSGKDEEVLRKLKPHSNLKELTIDSYGHTSFPDWLGSVSFCNLTSITLADCKSCLHLPPFGQLHSLIQLCLTGLDAVELIGAEFFGSVPKPFISLKVLSFINMMGWREWSYTGGNEESGTFPDLRKLHLNSCPKLTGMLPLDSIPNLESLELQDLELVTGSLSQKSEYLKLLSLCTLKILECPNFQCFPNEGMDAPRLTEMYIRTCKKLKSLPKEMHTSLPSLQNMILEDCPELESFPIGGLPPKLKTLEFDCTRKLLANQKQWGLPRLNFLRSLKLNFIGCDQRSSFPLELGVLPTYLTSLSFFNLPNVTTIKSKEFQNLYSLEKLFIGKCPNLTHLPEDGLPASLSHLGIEDCESLTVGDKLMTRNDFPKIAHIPLVTFDGRELQ